The following is a genomic window from Solidesulfovibrio sp..
CCGCCGGGCGGCCGTGACAGCGTAGCGGGCCATCCGTCTTGACCGTGCCGGACGAAACGCCTACACTGCCGTGTTTACGTTCCTATCGACACGGATGCGCGACACTCTACGGCCGATCCGGGATGGTGCCGGCGGCCCAAGCAACGGGGGAAGGAAGATGGGGCTTCGCACTGATTTCATCTGGATGGACGGCACGCTCACGCCCTGGGATCAGGCCAACGTGCACGTCCTGACCCATGCCCTGCACTACGGCTTCGCCGTGTTCGAGGGCATCCGGGCCTACGAATGCGTCGACGGTTCTTCGGAGGTCTTTCGCCTCAAGGAACATACGGAACGGCTGTTCGGTTCGGCCAAGGCCCTGGGCCTGACCATTCCGTTTGCCGCCGACCAGATCTCCGCCGCCTGCGTGGAGACGCTTGTGGCCAACAAGATGCCCGCCGGCTACATCCGGCCCATCGTGTTCGTCGGCTCGGGCGGCTCCATGGGCGTCAACCCGGCCGGCAACCCCATCCGCGTCGCCATCGCCGCCTGGCCCTGGGGCGCCTACCTCGGCGCCGAGGCCCTGGAGAAGGGCATCCGCATCCGCACCTCCAGCTACACCCGCCACCACGTCAACGTCATGATGACCAAGGCCAAGGCCGCCGGCAACTACGTCAACTCCGTGCTGGCCAAGACCGAGGCCCTGGCCGACGGCTACGACGAGGCCTTGCTGCTCGACCCCGCGGGCTACGTGTCCGAGGGCAGCGGCGAAAACGTGTTCATCGTGCGCAAGGGCGTCATCAAGACTCCGCCCCTGACCTCGATTCTGGGCGGCATCACCCGCGACAGCATCATCACCCTGGCCCGGGAGCTGGGCTACGAGGTGGTGGAGCAGCTTTTCACCCGCGACGAGATGTACATGGCCGACGAGGCCTTTTTCACCGGCACCGCCGCCGAGTTGACGCCCATCCGCGAACTCGACCGCCGCGTCATCGGCGAGGGCCATGCCGGCCCCGTGGCCAAGGCCCTGCAGGCCGCCTTCTTCCGGGTGGTCAAGGGCGAGGACCCGGCCCACGCCGACTGGCTGGCCAGGTACAGCCTGAAGTAACGTCTTCCGGGCGGCCCCCGAGCCGGGAGGGGCCGCCCGGACCCCAGCCATGAGCACCACCAGCCTCACCGCCAAATACCGGCCCCAGCGCTTCGCCGACGTGGCCGGCCAGGACGCCGTCAAGCGCATCCTGTCCCGGGCCGCCGCCGAGGACAAGATCGCGCCGGCCTACCTTTTCAGCGGCACGCGCGGCGTGGGCAAGACCACCCTGGCCCGGGTGCTGGCCAAGGCCCTCAACTGCCAGACGGCGCCCACGGCCGAGCCCTGCAACGTCTGCGCCCAGTGCCGCCAGATCACGGCCGGCGTCTCGCCCGACGTCATCGAGATCGACGCCGCCACCCACGGCAAGGTCGAGGACGCCCGGCGCCTCAAGGAGGACGTGGGCTACGCCCCGCTCAACAGCCGCTACAAGGTCTTCATCATCGACGAGGCCCACATGCTCTCCACGGCGGCGTTCAATGCGCTGCTCAAGACCCTGGAAGAGCCGCCGGCCCGCGTCACCTTCATCCTGGCCACCACCGAGGCCCACAAATTTCCGGCCACCATCATCAGCCGCTGCCAGCATTACCTCTTCAAGCGCCTGACCCAGGCCGAGCTCGAAGCCCATCTGACGGGCCTGCTCAACCGCGAGGCCGTCCCCTTCGAGCAGACCGCCGTCACGCTCATCGCCCGGCGCGGCGCGGGCAGCGTCCGGGATTCCATGTCCCTGCTCGCCCAGGTCCTGGCCCTGGGCGGCGCGGAACTCACCGAGGCCGACGCCCGCAATGTCCTGGGCCTGGCCGGCCAGGAGGTCTTTTTCGGGCTCATCGAGGCCATCCACGCCCAGGACGGCCCGGCCGTGGTCGGGGTGTTGCGCCAGGTCCTGGACAAGGGCCTGGACATCGGCTTTTTCTTGCGCGAGCTGGCCGCCATGTGGCGCAACCTCTTCCTGTTGCGCCAGGCCGGGGAGAAGGGCCTGGCCGTGGTCGACCTGCCGGCCGAGGAAACGGGCCTGTGGCTGGAGTGGGCCGGCCGCTTCGACGCCGCTCACATCCACGCCTGCTGGCAGATGACCCTGGAAGGCCAGCGCCGGGTGCTCACCAGCCTGGAGCCGGCCCTGTCCCTGGAGCTGATGCTGCTGAACCTGGCCTACCTGCCGCGCCTGCTGCCCCTGCAAAACCTCGCCTCCTGCGCCATGCCGCCCTCGGGCGGCCCCGGCCCGGCCCCAACCGGTCCGGGCGCGCCGTCCGGTCCGTCCCGCATGCCTGGCTCGCCTGGCTCGGCCGGCCCGTCCGGGACGCCGGGGGGGTATGGTGCGTCCGGCCAGCCCGGCGGTTCGGCCGGCCTGCCGCCCCGGCGGATCGCCCCGGTCCCCGGGCAGGCCCCGGGCCAGGCGGCCGCATCGCGTCCGGCCTGGCAGGCGCCGTCCACCGCCGCGTCTGCCCCGCCCCCCGCCGCCTTGGGCGCATCCCAGGCCGTACCCCGGGACCCGGCCACCGCGCCAAGGCCCCCCTCCGGGCCGCCCACCTTCGACGGCTTCAAGCGGTTTGCCGCCAAAAACGGCGAAGTCATGGGCCTCAAGCAGGCCAGGGGCGTCTATGAGCCCGAGGCCGAGCCGCCGCTTTTGCGCCTGCTGTGCACCAACGCCTTCCACGTCAACCAACTGCGCCATCCGGACAAGCTGCGCGTGTTGTCCGGTCTGGCCGCCGACTATTTCGGCCGGCCCGTGGACATCAGCGTCGAAGCCGCGGACAATGGCAACGCCGACCGCATGTCCCCGGACGACCTCAAGCGCTACATCGACGAGCGGCCGGAAGTCCGGCAGGCCCTTTCGGCCTTCGACGCCGAAATCATCGAACGAAAACCCCGCTAAAGGCGGGTCGCGGAGGATACCCCATGAAGGGCATGAACGAACTGGTGCGCCAGGCCCAGATCATGCAGAAGAAAATGGCCAAACTTCAAGAAGAACTTGAAGTCCGCACCGTGGAAGGCACGGCCGGCGGCGGCATGGTCACGGCCGTGGTCTCCGGCTCCAACGAGCTCAAGTCCCTGGCCATCGACAAGGCCGCCGTGGACCCAAACGACGTGGAAATGCTCCAGGACCTCGTCGTGGCCGCGGTCAACGACGGCATCAAGAAGGCCAAGGCCATGATGGAAGCCGAAATGGGCCAAGTCACCGGCGGCATCAAGATGCCGGGGTTGTTTTAGAAGATGAAGATGCCTCCGGCGGCCGGGGGGGATCATCCCCCCCGGACCCCCTGGAAAGGGGCGAACCGTCGGTGGGTAGGATGGAAGTGAATTGACATGGCGGTGCGTACGACGTTGCCGGCTCCGCTGGCCGAGCTGGTGGAACAGTTGGCCCGGTTGCCCGGGCTTGGCCCCAAGTCGGCCCTCAAGGTGGCCATGACGCTGCTCGAGTGGCCGCGCGGCCGGGCCGAGACCCTGGGCGAGGCCATCTTGCGCCTGCGCGAGCGGCTGTGCCTGTGCCGACGCTGCTTCGGGCTGTCCGAGGACCCGGTCTGCCCGGTCTGCGCCGACCCCACGCGCTCGCCGGCCGAGCTGTGCCTGGTGCCCCAGTGGGACGCGGTCATGCTGCTCGAGGAAACGGCCCAGTTTTCGGGCTATTATCTGGTCCTCGGCGGCCTGCTCGATCCGTTGGAGGGGGTCGGCGCCGGCCAGCTGCGCCTGGACGCCTTGCGCGCCCGGCTGGCCGAGGGGACGGTGACCGAGTGCATCCTGGCCCTCGGGGCCACGCTGCCGGCCGAGTCCACGGCCTCGCACATCAAGAACCTCCTGGCCCGGGAGTTTCCCCAAGTGCGCCTGACGCGGCTGGCCCAGGGCATTCCGCTTGGGGCCGAGGTCAAGTACGTGGACAAGGAAACCCTGTCCCAATCCCTGCGTTACCGCCAGGACCTGTAGGACGACTGCCCAGGATGGCCGTCGCGGCGCAACCCACCGAACTGTCCGCCGAGGTGCAGACCGTCACCTTCTTCAACGAAGGCACGAACTACTGCATCGCCAAGGTGCGCTCCAAGGACGAGCCCGGCCCCTTTTCCATCGTCGGCCACCTGGGCAAGCTCACGCCCGGGGAAATGCTGCGCCTAACCGGCACCTGGGCCACCCACCCCAAGTACGGCCGCCAGTTCCAGGTGACGGCCTCCGCCCGGGAGATGCCGGCCACCGTCAACGGCATTCGCCGCTACCTGGCCTCGGGCATGATCAAGGGCGTGGGCGGCGTGCTGGCCACGCGCATGGTCGACGCCTTTGGCGAAAAGGTCCTGGAGATCCTCGACAAGGAGCCGGAAAAGCTCCTGGCCGTGGAGGGCCTGGGCAAAAAAAAGCTCAAGGAGATCGTGGAGTCGTGGACGGCCCAGCACGAGGTCCGCTCCTTGATGCTCTTTCTGCAGACCCACGAGATCGCCACCACCCACGCCGGCAAGATCTTCAAGCTCTACGGCAACGCCGCCGAGGCGCGCATCCGGGCCAATCCCTACGAGCTGGCCTACGAGATCCGCGGCATCGCCTTTAAGACCGCCGACGCCATGGCCCTGCGCCTGGGTTTCGCTCCGGACAGCCCCGAACGCCTGCAGGCGGCGCTGGTCTACATGCTGTTCACCATGGGCGAGCAGGGACACCTGTTCGTGCCCCGCGACGTCCTGTTCGAGAAAACGGCGGCCATGATCGCGGGCGTGTCCGTCACGCTCCTCGACGAAGCCCTGGGGCAGCTCGAAGCCCTCAAGCGCGTGAAGGTCGAGGCCCTGCCGGCCCAGGACATCGAGGCCGCCGTCTACCTGCGCCATTTCTACGCCCTGGAAGTCGAGATCGCCAAACGCCTGCACGACCTGGCCAGCCATCCCGGGGCCGACCTGCGGGGCAAGGTGGAAAAGCTCCTGCCGGCGCTCGAATCCGAGGCCCGCCTCCAGCTTTCCCCCGAGCAGCGCCAAGCCGCCGTGGACGCCTGCGCCGAGAAGGTCTTCGTCATCACCGGCGGCCCGGGCACGGGCAAGACCACCATCACCCGCATGGTGGTGGCCGCCCTTGACAAGCTCTCGCTAAAAGTCAAACTTGCCGCGCCCACGGGCCGGGCGGCCAAGCGCCTGGCCGAGGCCACGGGCTTCCCGGCTGCCACCTTGCACCGGCTGTTGCAGTCCACGCCGGACGGCAACTTCGCCCTATGCGAGGACAACAAGCTCAAGGCCGACGTGCTGCTTGTCGACGAGGTCAGCATGCTCGACGCCAGGCTTTGCGCCCATATGCTGCGGGCCTTGCCGTTCACGGCCCGGCTCATTTTAGTCGGCGACGCCGACCAGTTGCCGTCCGTCGGCGCGGGCAACGTCCTGGCCGACGTCCTGGGCAGCCAGGCCGTGGGCAGCGCCCGGCTGACCCGGATTTTCCGCCAGGCCCAGCAGAGCATGATCGTGGTCAACGCCCACCGCGTCAACCAGGGCCAGTTTCCCCTGACCTGCGACCGGCAGCCGCCGGAAGCGGATTTTTTCTGGGTGGAGCAGGACGACCCGGCCGGCGTGCGGGACATGATCGCCACCCTGGTCACCGAGCGCATTCCCCGGGTCTACGGCCTGGACCCCATGCGCGACGTGCAGGTGCTCTCGCCCATGCACAAGGGCGAGGCCGGTACCCAGTCCCTCAACGAGGCCCTGCGCGAGCGCTTAAACCCCAAGGGGCCGGAGATCACGCGCGGCACCACGCGCTTTCGCCTGCACGACCGGGTGTTGCAGACGAAAAACGATTATGAAAAGGACGTCTTCAACGGCGACCTGGGCCATATCGTGGAGGTCGACCCGTCGGAAGGGGAGTTGGTGGTTTCCTTCGACGGCCGGTCCGTGGCCTACGACCGCACCGAACTGGACGAACTGGCTCCGGCCTATGCCGTGAGCATCCACAAATCCCAGGGGAGCGAATACCCGGCCGTGGTCGTTCCCATACTGACACAGCATTACGTCATGTTGCGCCGAAACCTCATCTATACCGCCCTGACCAGGGCCCGGCGGCTGGCCGTGCTCATCGGCAGCAAGCGGGCCATGCTGCTGGGGCTTCGCAACGCCGGCGGCGACAGGCGCTACACCCATCTCAACCATCGGCTTCGGGAGCTTTTCAATGCGCTGTAGCGA
Proteins encoded in this region:
- a CDS encoding branched-chain amino acid transaminase; translation: MGLRTDFIWMDGTLTPWDQANVHVLTHALHYGFAVFEGIRAYECVDGSSEVFRLKEHTERLFGSAKALGLTIPFAADQISAACVETLVANKMPAGYIRPIVFVGSGGSMGVNPAGNPIRVAIAAWPWGAYLGAEALEKGIRIRTSSYTRHHVNVMMTKAKAAGNYVNSVLAKTEALADGYDEALLLDPAGYVSEGSGENVFIVRKGVIKTPPLTSILGGITRDSIITLARELGYEVVEQLFTRDEMYMADEAFFTGTAAELTPIRELDRRVIGEGHAGPVAKALQAAFFRVVKGEDPAHADWLARYSLK
- the recR gene encoding recombination mediator RecR yields the protein MAVRTTLPAPLAELVEQLARLPGLGPKSALKVAMTLLEWPRGRAETLGEAILRLRERLCLCRRCFGLSEDPVCPVCADPTRSPAELCLVPQWDAVMLLEETAQFSGYYLVLGGLLDPLEGVGAGQLRLDALRARLAEGTVTECILALGATLPAESTASHIKNLLAREFPQVRLTRLAQGIPLGAEVKYVDKETLSQSLRYRQDL
- the dnaX gene encoding DNA polymerase III subunit gamma/tau, with translation MSTTSLTAKYRPQRFADVAGQDAVKRILSRAAAEDKIAPAYLFSGTRGVGKTTLARVLAKALNCQTAPTAEPCNVCAQCRQITAGVSPDVIEIDAATHGKVEDARRLKEDVGYAPLNSRYKVFIIDEAHMLSTAAFNALLKTLEEPPARVTFILATTEAHKFPATIISRCQHYLFKRLTQAELEAHLTGLLNREAVPFEQTAVTLIARRGAGSVRDSMSLLAQVLALGGAELTEADARNVLGLAGQEVFFGLIEAIHAQDGPAVVGVLRQVLDKGLDIGFFLRELAAMWRNLFLLRQAGEKGLAVVDLPAEETGLWLEWAGRFDAAHIHACWQMTLEGQRRVLTSLEPALSLELMLLNLAYLPRLLPLQNLASCAMPPSGGPGPAPTGPGAPSGPSRMPGSPGSAGPSGTPGGYGASGQPGGSAGLPPRRIAPVPGQAPGQAAASRPAWQAPSTAASAPPPAALGASQAVPRDPATAPRPPSGPPTFDGFKRFAAKNGEVMGLKQARGVYEPEAEPPLLRLLCTNAFHVNQLRHPDKLRVLSGLAADYFGRPVDISVEAADNGNADRMSPDDLKRYIDERPEVRQALSAFDAEIIERKPR
- a CDS encoding YbaB/EbfC family nucleoid-associated protein, with the translated sequence MKGMNELVRQAQIMQKKMAKLQEELEVRTVEGTAGGGMVTAVVSGSNELKSLAIDKAAVDPNDVEMLQDLVVAAVNDGIKKAKAMMEAEMGQVTGGIKMPGLF
- a CDS encoding ATP-dependent RecD-like DNA helicase — protein: MAVAAQPTELSAEVQTVTFFNEGTNYCIAKVRSKDEPGPFSIVGHLGKLTPGEMLRLTGTWATHPKYGRQFQVTASAREMPATVNGIRRYLASGMIKGVGGVLATRMVDAFGEKVLEILDKEPEKLLAVEGLGKKKLKEIVESWTAQHEVRSLMLFLQTHEIATTHAGKIFKLYGNAAEARIRANPYELAYEIRGIAFKTADAMALRLGFAPDSPERLQAALVYMLFTMGEQGHLFVPRDVLFEKTAAMIAGVSVTLLDEALGQLEALKRVKVEALPAQDIEAAVYLRHFYALEVEIAKRLHDLASHPGADLRGKVEKLLPALESEARLQLSPEQRQAAVDACAEKVFVITGGPGTGKTTITRMVVAALDKLSLKVKLAAPTGRAAKRLAEATGFPAATLHRLLQSTPDGNFALCEDNKLKADVLLVDEVSMLDARLCAHMLRALPFTARLILVGDADQLPSVGAGNVLADVLGSQAVGSARLTRIFRQAQQSMIVVNAHRVNQGQFPLTCDRQPPEADFFWVEQDDPAGVRDMIATLVTERIPRVYGLDPMRDVQVLSPMHKGEAGTQSLNEALRERLNPKGPEITRGTTRFRLHDRVLQTKNDYEKDVFNGDLGHIVEVDPSEGELVVSFDGRSVAYDRTELDELAPAYAVSIHKSQGSEYPAVVVPILTQHYVMLRRNLIYTALTRARRLAVLIGSKRAMLLGLRNAGGDRRYTHLNHRLRELFNAL